One region of Polynucleobacter sp. SHI8 genomic DNA includes:
- a CDS encoding UbiD family decarboxylase, with product MNTALNPLDLRVWLEHIQKLGELDLCLGAKADLEIGAISQLNVKRSNHKALMFDEIPGYANGYRVITGTTGSKRRLASILRLPDPDSHQALIESLRDKPAQWQSTAHQYSPVQVSDGPVLENTMIGQDVNLLQFPAVQWNKNDGGKYIGTGCSVITKDLESGWVNVGTYRVMLHDKNRVGLMMIPGKHGDIQHAKYKEAKKPFPVAIVLGADPLSYLISGIEVPYEVSELNYMGAILGQSLSVINGDVTGLPFPSAAELVLEGWVYPEDQLPEGPFGEFLGYYTSEASLASVVTVEKVYFRNQPIILGSPPSKPPNDYSYSKSVMRSALLFNSLVASGVPNVQSVWAHEIGGSRMFNVVSIKQKYAGHAKQAGHILSQCGVGAYMSRYSIVVDEDIDPSNLNEVMWAVATRSDPVRDIDFIQRGVGSQSDPLSVFNTSKVHFASKAIIDACRPYEYLNNFPKVVDVSKDIEDLVRKKWPNLF from the coding sequence ATGAACACCGCACTCAATCCTTTAGATCTTCGGGTATGGCTTGAACATATTCAGAAATTAGGTGAGTTAGATTTGTGTTTAGGGGCTAAGGCTGATTTAGAAATCGGTGCTATTAGTCAATTAAACGTCAAGCGAAGTAACCATAAAGCATTAATGTTTGATGAAATACCTGGATACGCTAATGGTTATCGAGTCATCACCGGCACTACAGGCAGCAAAAGAAGATTAGCCTCGATTCTACGATTGCCAGATCCAGACTCACATCAAGCGCTGATAGAGTCATTAAGAGATAAGCCTGCTCAATGGCAATCTACAGCCCATCAATATTCACCTGTGCAGGTGTCGGATGGGCCTGTTTTAGAAAACACCATGATCGGTCAAGATGTTAATCTCCTTCAATTTCCTGCTGTTCAATGGAATAAAAATGATGGGGGTAAATACATTGGTACAGGTTGTTCGGTAATTACTAAAGATTTAGAGTCTGGTTGGGTCAATGTGGGGACGTATCGAGTGATGCTACACGATAAAAATCGTGTTGGATTAATGATGATTCCAGGAAAGCATGGGGATATTCAGCATGCGAAATATAAAGAGGCTAAAAAACCTTTTCCTGTGGCGATTGTTTTGGGGGCCGATCCATTAAGTTACCTGATCTCAGGTATTGAAGTGCCATATGAGGTTTCTGAGTTGAACTATATGGGGGCTATTTTGGGACAGTCACTGTCTGTGATAAACGGCGATGTGACTGGACTGCCTTTCCCCAGTGCCGCAGAATTAGTTTTAGAAGGTTGGGTTTATCCAGAAGATCAATTGCCCGAAGGACCCTTTGGAGAATTTTTAGGATATTACACTTCAGAGGCTTCATTAGCATCAGTAGTTACGGTAGAAAAAGTTTACTTTAGAAACCAACCCATTATCTTAGGTAGTCCACCATCTAAGCCACCTAATGACTATTCGTATTCAAAATCAGTTATGCGTTCAGCGCTACTGTTTAATTCTTTAGTGGCGTCTGGTGTACCTAATGTCCAAAGTGTGTGGGCTCATGAAATTGGTGGATCTCGCATGTTTAATGTGGTTTCAATTAAACAAAAATATGCAGGACATGCTAAACAAGCGGGACACATTTTAAGTCAATGTGGAGTAGGGGCATATATGTCACGCTATTCCATCGTGGTTGATGAAGATATTGATCCATCAAATTTAAATGAAGTGATGTGGGCAGTTGCAACACGCTCTGACCCAGTAAGAGATATTGATTTTATTCAAAGAGGTGTGGGTTCACAAAGCGACCCATTAAGTGTATTTAACACGTCTAAAGTACATTTTGCATCCAAGGCGATTATTGATGCATGCCGGCCTTATGAGTATTTAAATAATTTTCCAAAAGTGGTAGATGTGAGTAAAGACATCGAAGATTTAGTAAGAAAAAAGTGGCCCAATTTATTTTAA
- a CDS encoding tripartite tricarboxylate transporter substrate binding protein, with the protein MLKKILFALFLCFDISLTFAADLPNGYPNRPIHIIIPLAAGNSIDNGVRIITQKITQNSGMQFVIESLPGAAGSIGADKVAKAVPDGYTLGVFNDSILTMVPNIQTKITWDPIKDFSPITMAGKIELGLIVAPSNPANSAADLIAFAKKNPGKLNYGSGGNGSPQHIAMALFNSQAGTSMTHVPYKGIMQAATGVAGGEVELALIAVSSLKGLSDAGKLKFIGVASQQRLAQFANTPTISESGLPGFEFTAWFAFMAPQGTPKPIVQLINSEVKKALSDKDVREKMLIQGLYPANNTPEELQQLIRSQLISYGTLIKKMGLQPE; encoded by the coding sequence ATGTTAAAAAAAATTTTATTTGCTCTTTTTTTATGCTTTGATATAAGCCTTACATTTGCAGCTGATTTACCTAATGGATATCCAAACCGTCCAATCCATATCATCATTCCTCTTGCTGCGGGAAATTCGATTGACAATGGCGTAAGAATTATTACCCAAAAAATTACCCAAAATTCTGGTATGCAATTTGTGATTGAATCATTACCGGGAGCCGCAGGCTCAATAGGTGCCGACAAAGTGGCGAAAGCTGTACCAGATGGTTATACCTTGGGCGTATTTAATGACAGTATCTTAACCATGGTTCCCAATATCCAAACAAAAATTACCTGGGATCCTATTAAAGACTTTAGTCCGATTACCATGGCAGGTAAAATTGAATTAGGCCTGATAGTTGCTCCATCAAATCCAGCCAATTCTGCCGCTGACCTCATTGCATTTGCGAAAAAAAATCCTGGGAAATTAAATTATGGATCTGGCGGAAATGGCAGTCCTCAACATATCGCGATGGCCTTATTTAACTCACAGGCTGGCACATCGATGACTCATGTGCCCTACAAAGGCATTATGCAAGCCGCAACCGGCGTGGCAGGTGGAGAAGTGGAACTTGCGTTGATAGCTGTCTCAAGTCTAAAAGGACTCTCAGACGCTGGTAAATTAAAGTTTATAGGGGTTGCAAGTCAACAACGTTTGGCACAATTTGCTAATACTCCCACCATATCTGAGTCTGGCCTTCCAGGTTTTGAATTTACCGCATGGTTCGCTTTTATGGCCCCTCAAGGCACTCCAAAACCGATCGTTCAATTAATTAACTCTGAAGTAAAGAAAGCTTTAAGCGATAAAGACGTTCGAGAAAAAATGCTCATCCAAGGTCTTTATCCAGCCAACAATACTCCAGAGGAATTGCAACAATTAATCCGCTCACAATTAATCAGTTATGGCACACTCATAAAAAAAATGGGGCTACAGCCCGAATAA
- a CDS encoding DUF1330 domain-containing protein, with translation MPAYLVSLITVTNPEKFKEYASLTAAATEKFNAKFVTRGGGLEVVEGSMPHARVVISEFKDRETAKAFFESPEYLLAKEKRIGACDFNAFIVDGI, from the coding sequence ATGCCAGCATATTTAGTTTCATTAATCACAGTTACCAATCCAGAAAAATTTAAAGAGTATGCCAGTTTAACTGCAGCCGCAACTGAAAAATTTAACGCTAAATTTGTCACTAGAGGAGGCGGTCTTGAAGTGGTTGAAGGAAGCATGCCTCATGCAAGAGTTGTTATTTCAGAATTTAAAGATAGAGAAACTGCAAAAGCTTTTTTTGAATCGCCAGAATATTTATTGGCAAAAGAAAAAAGAATTGGAGCTTGTGACTTCAACGCATTTATTGTTGATGGAATATAA